Genomic segment of Arachis hypogaea cultivar Tifrunner chromosome 16, arahy.Tifrunner.gnm2.J5K5, whole genome shotgun sequence:
TCTCCACCAGAGAGTTTGATAGGTGGACCTCTAGACTCTATCCTTCCATCAAATCTATCCCGGTCCTTTCTATATCTGTGGGAAGGATTCAGAAAGCGACGATGGCCCATGTAACACCATTTCTGACTATGTGAGAGCCGGTTAGTCTCAGCATCCAAATTGCATGCAGGACAAGCTCTCCCACCGTACGTGTTCCACCCGGACAAGTTGCCTAAACCAGAAAAATCACTGATTGTCCACATTAATGCAGCATACATCCTGAAAGTCTTTTTCGTGTAAGCATCGTACGTTTCAACACCAACCCACAACAGCTTCAACTCTTCGATCAAGGGCTGTAAGTAGACATCTATATCATTTCCAGGCATTTTAGGCCCAGGAATAATCATGGAGAGGACAAATGAGGAGGGTTTCATGCAAATCCAAGGGGCAGGTTGTACGGAATAAGAACCACTGGCGAAATTGAGTACTTCGAGCTCATGTTTCCATAAGGGTTAAAGCCATCGCTAGCCAAGGCTAGGCGAACACTGCGGGGATCGCTGGAGAAGTCATAATAAGTTCTGTCAAATGCCTTCCATGCATCGCCGTCCCATGGATGCCGGTAAATACCGTCAGAGTTATGCCCACTCTTATGCCACAACATGTTTGCGGCTGTCTTACTAGACATGTAGAGCCGCTGCAATCGTGGAATAAGGGGGAAGTAGCGAAGAGTCTTCGCCGCTTGCGGTTTTCCGTTCTTCTTAACGACCCTGTTGATCCTTACTCTGGAGTTCTTATTAGTCTTTTGCTTCCATCTTGATGTCCCACATCGCTTGCACTTAGACAACTCTTCATCGCTGCCCTGGTATAACATGCAGTCATTTGGACATGCATCTATCTTTTTATATGCGATACCGAGATTCCTTATGATCCTCTTGGCATCGTGCATAGTGCTCGGAATCCTTGCATTCTCAAAGGCATCCGCCAGCAACTCCAGTATCATTCCGAAGGCCTTGTCGCTCACTCCGCACAGGGA
This window contains:
- the LOC112757289 gene encoding uncharacterized protein, whose product is MFYYIIEVDIDKSWISKPRIGPEYRDGLNKFLDFAFANASSDGMIHCPCSKCGFRLLQTREDAYDHLIIKPFPSTYTFWVHHGERRVAESSMDGQEVQSDRNLKDPMLDMVREAFNLPGLHGDEDDSVNEHAGGDREELPYLSNESSREVRNLHDLLEDGSQELYPGCSRFSKLSFLVRLYHIKSLCGVSDKAFGMILELLADAFENARIPSTMHDAKRIIRNLGIAYKKIDACPNDCMLYQGSDEELSKCKRCGTSRWKQKTNKNSRVRINRVVKKNGKPQAAKTLRYFPLIPRLQRLYMSSKTAANMLWHKSGHNSDGIYRHPWDGDAWKAFDRTYYDFSSDPRSVRLALASDGFNPYGNMSSKYSISPVVLIPYNLPLGFA